A single region of the Ascaphus truei isolate aAscTru1 chromosome 6, aAscTru1.hap1, whole genome shotgun sequence genome encodes:
- the LOC142497783 gene encoding neural cell adhesion molecule 1-like gives MSCCSKLCHKDIKMHRMGPQRCSVLSFIFLAASVYCKSPTISIIPPNGEVYLGSTKYFMCKVTSGGDAALRWTTADDEDIEDEEGRYTLKKVDESVSGLFVTSLRVEAEKVIKCHGEFDSGEKSEAELKIRVIKRPQFVGDSPMDKEYDAGASAKLPCSATGIPAPKVSWIRDGKTVSLSRGHLYVSADGTLNIDKIQLSDAGTYSCLAYIQERQEAEYKNVSITVNAAPAVQFQNGCQNATSVSNTSLVCQVTGHPRPTVTWKRGTELVEHDGQKYILSVDGRELSILQVDKSDEGEYTCNAINRLGQESNTLLLRVIEPERESLGKGVVAGIVLLILLVLLLAIDLTCYRTKRRGFLMCIATNLLGKQTPGVKMQETENKKGSAHKSHVVNISGIDA, from the exons ATGAGCTGCTGCTCCAAACTCTGTCACAAGGACATCAAGATGCATAGGATGGGACCACAGAGATGTTCAGTGCTAAGCTTCATCTTCCTGGCAGCTTCAG tGTATTGCAAGTCACCGACCATAAGCATCATCCCACCAAATGGGGAGGTATATTTGGGATCAACCAAGTACTTTATGTGCAAAG TTACTAGTGGGGGTGATGCAGCCCTGCGATGGACAACAGCTGACGACGAGGACattgaggatgaggaggggcgTTATACGCTGAAAAAGGTCGATGAGagcgtatccggcctgtttgtgACATCATTGCGGGTTGAGGCAGAAAAGGTCATCAAGTGTCATGGAGAGTTTGACTCGGGAGAGAAGTCGGAAGCGGAGCTCAAAATAAGGGTTATAA AGAGACCACAGTTTGTAGGAGACTCACCGATGGATAAGGAATATGATGCTGGAGCGTCAGCTAAGCTCCCATGTTCAGCCACAGGCATCCCTGCTCCCAAAGTGTCCTGGATCCGCGATGGAAAAACGGTGTCACTCTCCCGAG GCCACCTCTATGTCAGTGCCGATGGGACTCTAAACATAGACAAAATCCAACTGTCCGACGCAGGAACATACAGCTGCCTAGCATATATCCAAGAGCGGCAAGAGGCAGAATACAAGAACGTGTCCATTACTGTCAATG CTGCTCCAGCTGTGCAGTTCCAGAACGGCTGTCAGAATGCTACCTCCGTATCCAACACCTCCCTCGTCTGCCAAGTGACTGGACATCCCCGGCCCACCGTCACCTGGAAAAG GGGGACCGAGCTTGTCGAACATGACGGGCAGAAGTACATTCTTAGTGTGGATGGGCGTGAGCTGTCGATTCTTCAGGTGGACAAGTCTGATGAAGGGGAATATACCTGCAATGCCATCAACAGATTAGGGCAGGAGAGTAACACACTACTTCTGCGGGTCATCG AACCTGAGCGCGAATCCCTGGGGAAAGGAGTAGTCGCTGGAATTGTTCTGCTCATACTCTTGGTGTTGCTGCTGGCCATAGACTTGACCTGTTATCGCACCAAGCGTCGCGGCTTTCTCATGTGCATCGCCACCAACCTGCTGGGAAAGCAAACCCCTGGGGTCAAGATGCAGGAGACTGAGAACAA GAAAGGTTCTGCTCACAAGAGCCATGTGGTAAACATCTCAGGGATCGACGCCTGA